One region of Erwinia tracheiphila genomic DNA includes:
- a CDS encoding IS1 family transposase (programmed frameshift), producing the protein MAKVDVVCPQCNETHAVRCNGHSASGAQRYICKHCSKTFQLNFSYSGAKPDTHQTIVNMAMNGYGCRDTARVLGISLNTVLRHGKKISPKQVAENIDPETEVVICCEAGEQWSYVRCKSNPRWLFYAYDRIRKRALAHVFGPRNAPTLRRLLALLSKFNLAFYMTDAWPVYKVLLSATGHVVSKKYTQRTERHNLNLRTHIKRLTRRTICFSKSEEMHDKIIGWYLTLHHYQ; encoded by the exons ATGGCTAAAGTTGATGTCGTCTGCCCTCAGTGCAATGAAACTCATGCTGTACGATGTAACGGACATTCAGCATCCGGTGCCCAACGTTACATCTGCAAGCATTGTTCAAAGACCTTTCAGCTCAACTTTAGCTACTCCGGTGCCAAACCAGACACACACCAGACCATTGTTAATATGGCCATGAATGGTTACGGATGTCGCGATACCGCACGGGTTCTCGGTATCAGCCTCAATACGGTTCTGCGGCACG GTAAAAAAATTTCGCCAAAGCAGGTAGCTGAGAATATCGACCCCGAAACGGAGGTTGTTATCTGCTGTGAAGCCGGTGAACAATGGTCTTACGTGCGGTGTAAAAGCAATCCCCGGTGGTTGTTCTATGCTTATGACCGTATCCGCAAACGTGCTCTGGCCCACGTCTTCGGCCCGAGAAATGCCCCGACCCTGCGACGATTGCTGGCCCTGTTAAGCAAATTTAACCTTGCCTTTTATATGACAGATGCCTGGCCGGTTTATAAAGTTCTGTTAAGTGCAACAGGCCACGTGGTGAGCAAGAAATATACCCAACGGACAGAACGGCATAATCTTAATCTTCGCACACATATCAAACGACTGACCCGCAGAACAATTTGCTTTTCGAAGTCAGAGGAAATGCACGATAAGATCATCGGTTGGTATCTTACTCTTCATCATTATCAATAA
- a CDS encoding FAD:protein FMN transferase, which translates to MSSEHHIYSYSAVLMGSPILLKLFRHDEALAAHAFRLIKKYEDLLTVNRARSEVMDINLAAGHHAVRVSDPVFALIKCALAASLLKDSSFNLTIGPLVKRWRIGFQGDSVPPPAEIAALLQRTRPQQVILDDAARTVFLAESGMEIDLGAIAKGFIADRVRDYLQSQGIAQGLINLGGNVQTLGAPPDGWSVGLKKPFAADDALVGVITVRDKSLVTSGVYERYFEQHGRRYHHILDPQTGYPLDNELDSVTIISTDSLDGDIWSTLIFGMGVKKGCTHLRLQPGIEAILVTKQREVILSSSSQFSFTLVDNHYQVMTGSTV; encoded by the coding sequence ATGTCCTCTGAGCATCATATTTACAGCTATTCTGCCGTGTTGATGGGGTCTCCTATCCTGCTGAAACTGTTCAGGCACGATGAGGCCCTGGCTGCTCATGCGTTCCGCTTAATAAAAAAATATGAAGATCTGCTGACCGTTAATCGCGCCCGCTCCGAAGTAATGGATATCAATCTTGCGGCTGGACACCATGCGGTGAGGGTCAGCGATCCGGTTTTTGCGCTTATTAAGTGTGCACTGGCGGCGAGTTTGTTAAAGGATAGCAGCTTTAATCTGACCATCGGACCGCTGGTCAAACGCTGGCGCATTGGTTTTCAGGGTGACAGTGTGCCGCCGCCGGCTGAGATAGCGGCGTTGTTGCAGCGCACCCGGCCACAGCAGGTTATTCTGGATGATGCCGCACGCACGGTGTTTCTGGCTGAATCCGGCATGGAAATTGATCTTGGCGCTATCGCCAAAGGTTTTATTGCTGATCGTGTTCGTGACTATTTACAATCGCAGGGGATAGCACAAGGATTAATTAATCTGGGTGGCAACGTGCAGACGCTGGGCGCACCGCCGGATGGCTGGTCGGTAGGCCTGAAAAAGCCGTTTGCCGCCGATGATGCGTTGGTGGGTGTTATCACCGTGCGAGACAAATCCCTGGTGACCTCAGGGGTCTATGAACGCTACTTTGAACAGCATGGCCGACGGTATCATCATATCCTCGATCCCCAAACCGGGTATCCCCTGGATAATGAGCTGGACAGCGTTACCATTATTTCCACGGACTCACTTGATGGTGACATCTGGAGCACGTTGATTTTTGGCATGGGCGTGAAAAAGGGCTGTACGCATCTGCGCCTGCAGCCGGGAATTGAAGCGATACTGGTGACCAAACAGCGTGAAGTGATTCTTTCTTCCTCCAGCCAGTTTTCTTTCACCCTGGTGGACAATCATTACCAGGTCATGACTGGCAGTACTGTCTGA
- the ulaR gene encoding HTH-type transcriptional regulator UlaR: protein MTELQRHNAILELLQRMGHISVNDVIESFAISPATARRDITKLNELGKLRKVRNGAEAVTLPRQNWTPLNIHQTDNLDEKIRITKAAARLCKPSESVVINCGSTAFLLGQEISGKEIQVITNYLPLANYLIEQEHESVVIMGGQYHKSQAITLAPQDGDASQYAGHWMYTSGAGLTQDGLYKTDMLTAMAEQKMLNYVGKLVVLVDSTKVGQRAGMLFSRSEQIDILITGEDADTSVITKLRDKGVQVILV, encoded by the coding sequence ATGACGGAATTACAGCGCCATAATGCGATCCTTGAGCTGCTTCAGCGCATGGGACATATTTCTGTCAATGACGTGATCGAGAGTTTTGCTATTTCCCCCGCCACTGCACGGCGCGATATCACCAAACTTAACGAACTGGGAAAATTACGTAAAGTGCGTAACGGTGCTGAAGCTGTTACGTTGCCTCGCCAGAACTGGACACCGCTTAATATTCATCAAACCGATAATCTTGACGAAAAAATACGCATTACCAAAGCCGCTGCACGGCTTTGCAAGCCCAGTGAAAGTGTGGTGATAAACTGTGGTTCAACGGCCTTTTTACTGGGACAGGAAATCAGCGGGAAAGAGATCCAGGTAATCACTAACTATTTGCCGCTAGCTAATTATCTTATTGAACAAGAACACGAAAGTGTAGTGATCATGGGGGGGCAATATCATAAAAGTCAGGCCATTACCCTGGCTCCCCAGGATGGCGATGCCAGCCAGTATGCCGGCCATTGGATGTATACCAGCGGTGCAGGATTAACCCAGGATGGTTTATATAAAACGGATATGCTCACCGCGATGGCAGAGCAAAAAATGCTGAACTACGTGGGTAAACTCGTGGTTTTGGTCGACAGCACTAAAGTGGGTCAGCGCGCTGGCATGTTGTTCAGTCGCAGTGAGCAGATCGATATCCTGATTACCGGTGAAGATGCAGATACCTCTGTAATAACCAAACTTCGTGATAAAGGCGTTCAGGTTATTCTGGTTTAA
- the ulaG gene encoding L-ascorbate 6-phosphate lactonase, with amino-acid sequence MSKVETISRESWILNTFPEWGTWLNEEIEQERVAAGTFTMWWLGCTGIWLKSEGGANLCVDLWCGVGKKNHAEALMKKGHQMQRMAGCQKLQPNLRTTPFVVDPFAIREIDAVLATHDHNDHIDVNVAAAVMQNCASSVPFIGPQTCVDLWISWGVPAERCIVMKPGKVVRIKDVDIHALDSFDRTVLITLPPDQIAAGKLPDTMDERAVNYLFKTPGGNLYHSGDSHYSNTYAQHGNEYKIDVALGSYGENPRGVTDKMTSVDILRMAESLNTNVVIPFHHDIWSNFQADPQEIRQLWEMKKDRLQYGFKPYIWQVGGKFTYPDDKDNLEYHYPRGFDDCFTIAPDLPFKAFL; translated from the coding sequence ATGAGCAAAGTTGAAACCATTAGTCGCGAATCATGGATACTTAATACGTTTCCAGAATGGGGAACCTGGCTAAATGAAGAGATCGAGCAGGAGCGGGTCGCTGCGGGTACATTCACTATGTGGTGGCTGGGCTGTACCGGCATCTGGCTGAAGAGCGAAGGCGGTGCAAATCTTTGTGTCGATCTGTGGTGCGGGGTAGGTAAAAAAAACCATGCTGAGGCGTTGATGAAAAAGGGGCATCAGATGCAGCGCATGGCGGGCTGTCAAAAGCTGCAACCAAACCTGAGAACCACCCCTTTTGTAGTTGATCCTTTTGCCATCAGGGAAATTGATGCCGTTCTGGCTACGCACGATCACAACGATCATATCGATGTCAACGTTGCCGCCGCCGTCATGCAAAACTGCGCATCCAGCGTGCCGTTTATTGGCCCACAAACCTGTGTCGACCTGTGGATAAGCTGGGGTGTTCCGGCGGAGCGCTGTATCGTAATGAAACCGGGCAAAGTCGTACGTATTAAGGATGTTGACATTCACGCGCTGGATTCTTTTGATCGCACCGTGCTGATTACGCTCCCTCCCGATCAAATTGCAGCAGGAAAACTGCCTGATACCATGGATGAACGTGCCGTCAATTATCTGTTTAAAACTCCCGGCGGTAATCTTTATCACAGCGGTGACTCACACTATTCCAATACGTATGCGCAACATGGCAACGAGTATAAGATCGACGTGGCGCTGGGCTCTTACGGTGAAAACCCTCGGGGCGTCACGGATAAAATGACCAGCGTTGATATTTTACGTATGGCTGAATCTTTGAATACTAACGTTGTTATTCCTTTCCATCATGATATCTGGTCAAACTTCCAGGCCGATCCGCAGGAAATTCGTCAGCTGTGGGAAATGAAAAAAGATCGCCTGCAATACGGTTTCAAGCCCTACATCTGGCAGGTTGGCGGTAAATTCACTTATCCTGATGATAAAGACAACCTTGAATATCATTATCCCAGAGGGTTTGATGACTGCTTTACCATCGCCCCTGATTTACCTTTCAAGGCCTTCCTGTAA
- a CDS encoding IS91 family transposase, whose translation MYIPRPAKLLFTTDDAWNRYMDKHGDTLSPWTVLCVERMLACGTAAMGVKRYCCASPDCTHTRFFCQTCKSKGCSSCGHKATEQWITEQQQILPDCDWQHITFTMPHLLWPFFNNNWPLLNALFRAATRAMLRWARKQGVEVGIFCALHTYGRQLNQHPHIHLSVTRGGLDIKHGVWRDLFFKKHAVEEIWRGAVIRLLRHSYDLINPGRLPGLGHIHDKKQWLRYLQAQYGRRWKVHFAKKTRGAWRSVKYLGRYLKRPPVSAAKLRHYSGGAVVHHYYDHRTQQYRQQTLTQEDMIGRYISHIPAKHFKMVRYYGFLSNRKRGSLLPKVYEALEMEARKKPEKPGFAALMKEFLRTDPYKCILCGNRLRFSSAQAGRHASELVAERLHNIDRKRWLLAQTAG comes from the coding sequence ATGTATATCCCGCGCCCGGCAAAACTGCTGTTCACCACTGATGACGCCTGGAACCGGTATATGGATAAACACGGGGATACCCTCAGCCCCTGGACCGTACTCTGCGTCGAGCGCATGCTCGCCTGCGGCACTGCTGCCATGGGGGTGAAGCGATACTGCTGCGCCTCCCCGGACTGCACCCACACCCGCTTCTTCTGCCAGACCTGTAAATCAAAAGGCTGCAGCTCCTGCGGACATAAGGCCACGGAGCAGTGGATTACAGAGCAACAGCAAATTCTGCCCGACTGCGACTGGCAGCATATCACCTTCACCATGCCCCATCTGCTGTGGCCCTTTTTCAACAATAACTGGCCTCTGCTCAATGCCCTGTTCCGCGCAGCCACCCGCGCCATGCTCCGCTGGGCCAGAAAACAGGGTGTGGAAGTCGGTATCTTCTGCGCCCTGCACACCTACGGTCGCCAGCTCAACCAGCATCCCCACATTCATCTCTCCGTCACCCGCGGCGGGCTTGATATTAAACACGGCGTATGGCGCGACCTCTTCTTTAAAAAGCATGCCGTGGAGGAAATCTGGCGCGGAGCCGTCATCCGGCTGCTGCGCCACAGCTATGACCTGATTAACCCCGGCAGGCTGCCGGGGCTGGGGCATATCCACGACAAAAAACAGTGGCTGCGCTATCTGCAGGCGCAGTACGGGCGCCGCTGGAAGGTCCACTTCGCGAAGAAGACCCGGGGGGCCTGGCGGAGCGTCAAATATCTGGGCCGGTACCTGAAACGGCCCCCCGTGTCGGCGGCGAAGCTGAGGCACTACAGCGGCGGCGCGGTGGTGCACCACTATTACGACCACCGTACGCAGCAGTACCGGCAGCAGACGCTGACGCAGGAAGATATGATCGGACGTTATATCAGCCATATCCCGGCGAAGCATTTTAAGATGGTGCGTTATTACGGTTTTTTATCAAACCGTAAACGGGGTAGCCTGCTGCCGAAGGTGTATGAAGCCCTGGAGATGGAAGCGCGGAAAAAACCGGAGAAGCCCGGCTTCGCCGCGCTGATGAAAGAATTTCTGCGCACGGATCCGTACAAATGCATTCTGTGCGGCAACCGACTGCGCTTCAGCAGTGCGCAGGCCGGGAGGCACGCGTCGGAGTTGGTGGCAGAAAGACTGCATAACATCGACCGGAAACGATGGCTTCTGGCACAGACTGCGGGATAA
- the ulaB gene encoding PTS ascorbate transporter subunit IIB, protein MTVRILAVCGCGQGSSMIMKMKIGQFLTQQGVKHTLNSCAVGEYKSELAGADIIVASTHVASEITVSDSKYVIGVRNMLSAEDFGPKIMDVIKEKFSSSLVN, encoded by the coding sequence ATGACAGTACGAATTCTGGCAGTGTGCGGTTGTGGGCAAGGTAGTTCAATGATTATGAAAATGAAAATTGGACAATTTCTGACTCAGCAAGGTGTTAAACATACGTTGAACAGCTGTGCCGTAGGTGAATACAAATCGGAGCTGGCGGGCGCAGATATCATCGTGGCGTCAACCCATGTCGCAAGTGAAATCACCGTGAGTGACAGTAAATACGTTATTGGCGTACGCAATATGCTTTCGGCAGAGGATTTTGGCCCCAAAATAATGGATGTCATAAAAGAAAAGTTCTCTTCTTCTCTGGTGAACTAA
- the ulaC gene encoding PTS ascorbate transporter subunit IIA, which produces MKLRDSLAENRSIRLQVDVDNWQQAVRTGVDLLTEAGVVEPRYYQAILDGVGRYGPYFVIAPGLAMPHARPEEGVLKTGFSLVTLKKPVRFNHEDNDPVDILITLAAEDANTHQEVGIMQVVNLFEDEANFDRLRACTTAGQVLDLIDHTSAAPHATQP; this is translated from the coding sequence ATGAAATTACGCGATTCTTTAGCCGAAAATCGGTCAATACGACTGCAGGTCGACGTCGATAACTGGCAACAGGCTGTGCGTACTGGTGTGGATTTACTGACGGAGGCCGGGGTAGTCGAACCGCGTTACTATCAGGCCATTCTTGATGGCGTCGGGCGCTACGGGCCGTATTTTGTTATCGCACCGGGACTTGCAATGCCACATGCTCGCCCGGAAGAGGGCGTCCTGAAAACCGGTTTTTCGTTAGTCACCCTGAAAAAACCGGTGAGATTCAATCACGAAGATAACGATCCTGTTGATATTTTGATCACGCTGGCGGCAGAGGATGCCAATACGCATCAGGAGGTCGGCATCATGCAGGTAGTGAATTTGTTTGAAGATGAAGCAAACTTTGATCGACTCCGTGCCTGTACCACCGCTGGACAGGTGCTTGATTTAATTGACCATACCTCTGCTGCTCCACACGCCACCCAGCCTTAG
- a CDS encoding 3-keto-L-gulonate-6-phosphate decarboxylase UlaD, producing the protein MKKSLPLLQIALDNQSMDDAYRTTRLIAGEVDIIEVGTILCVAEGVRAVRDLKALYPEKIVLADAKIADAGKILSRMCFDARADWVTVICCADINTIKGALEVAKEYDGDVQIELTGHWTWQQAQDWREAGISQVVYHRSRDAQAAGIAWGESDISAIHRLSEMGFKVTVTGGLALEDLPLFSTIPVHVFIAGRSIRDAADPVDAARQFKASIASLWG; encoded by the coding sequence ATGAAAAAATCGCTTCCGCTGTTGCAAATTGCCTTAGATAACCAATCAATGGATGACGCTTACCGTACCACCCGGCTGATAGCTGGAGAGGTCGATATTATTGAAGTGGGAACAATTTTGTGTGTGGCTGAGGGCGTTCGTGCAGTGCGAGATTTAAAAGCACTCTATCCCGAAAAAATTGTGCTGGCCGATGCCAAAATTGCCGATGCCGGAAAGATTCTCTCCCGCATGTGTTTTGATGCACGGGCTGATTGGGTCACAGTGATCTGCTGCGCTGACATCAATACAATCAAAGGCGCGCTTGAGGTGGCAAAAGAGTATGACGGTGATGTTCAAATCGAATTAACCGGGCACTGGACATGGCAGCAGGCGCAGGACTGGCGTGAGGCAGGAATCAGCCAGGTTGTTTATCATCGCAGCCGTGATGCTCAGGCCGCAGGCATTGCCTGGGGCGAGAGTGATATTTCCGCTATCCATCGCCTGTCAGAGATGGGATTCAAGGTGACTGTGACCGGCGGGCTGGCGCTGGAGGACCTCCCCCTGTTCAGCACAATTCCTGTACACGTCTTTATTGCCGGACGGAGTATTCGCGATGCAGCGGACCCGGTTGATGCTGCCAGGCAGTTTAAAGCGTCCATCGCGTCATTATGGGGATAA
- a CDS encoding L-ribulose-5-phosphate 3-epimerase gives MKDNCVTLGIYEKALPAGDDWFLRLTHAKTLGFDFIEMSVDESDARLARLEWSAEQRMAVINAVACTGVRIPSMCLSAHRRFPLGAEDDETRNRGLDIMQKAIVLAQDLGIRVIQLAGYDVWYQQANSRTRERFREGLKLAVKMASRAQVMLAMEIMDYPLMNAVNKAMGYSHYLKNPWFQLYPDIGNLSAWDNDVQMELVSGAGHIVAVHLKDTLPGVFKNVPFGEGVVDFGNCFRTLQDIGYCGPYLIEMWSESAENPLEEVRKARAWIVRQMQQAGINSEVAA, from the coding sequence ATGAAAGACAACTGTGTTACTCTGGGAATCTATGAAAAAGCATTGCCTGCAGGTGATGACTGGTTTTTGCGCCTCACTCATGCCAAAACGCTGGGGTTTGATTTTATTGAAATGTCCGTTGATGAAAGCGATGCGCGCCTGGCGAGGCTGGAATGGTCTGCCGAACAGCGCATGGCAGTGATCAACGCCGTGGCCTGTACCGGAGTCCGTATTCCATCCATGTGCCTCAGTGCGCATCGTCGATTTCCGCTGGGTGCGGAGGATGACGAAACGCGCAATCGCGGCCTGGACATTATGCAAAAAGCGATCGTGCTGGCCCAGGACCTGGGGATCCGGGTTATTCAACTGGCAGGCTACGATGTGTGGTATCAGCAGGCTAATTCCCGCACCCGCGAACGGTTTCGGGAAGGGCTGAAACTTGCGGTAAAAATGGCCAGTCGGGCGCAGGTGATGTTGGCTATGGAGATCATGGACTATCCGCTCATGAATGCTGTCAATAAGGCGATGGGCTACAGCCACTATCTCAAAAATCCATGGTTTCAGCTTTACCCAGACATCGGGAATTTGTCCGCATGGGATAACGATGTGCAGATGGAGCTGGTCAGCGGTGCCGGACATATTGTTGCTGTCCATCTTAAGGATACGCTTCCAGGGGTGTTTAAAAATGTCCCCTTTGGAGAGGGGGTGGTCGATTTCGGCAACTGCTTTCGAACGTTGCAGGATATTGGCTATTGCGGACCTTATCTCATTGAAATGTGGAGTGAGTCGGCAGAAAACCCCTTAGAGGAAGTGCGAAAAGCGCGTGCGTGGATTGTCCGGCAGATGCAGCAGGCCGGAATAAACAGTGAGGTTGCGGCATGA
- a CDS encoding L-ribulose-5-phosphate 4-epimerase has protein sequence MTERLKHRVYRANMALPECGLVKLTWGNVSAVDRQRGLVVIKPSGVPYGEMKVSDMVVVDLQGKQVEGSRNPSSDTATHLELYARFPDVGGIVHTHSTWATSWAHAGAPIPASGTTHADYFAGEIPCTRPLSREEVNGDYELETGRVIAATIGTTDPLHMPGILVSQHGPFCWGKTPEIAVQNAVVLEEVAKMAWITGTLNRQTPVMDSYLLNKHFTRKHGPNAYYGQK, from the coding sequence ATGACAGAACGTCTTAAACACCGTGTTTACCGGGCTAATATGGCCCTGCCTGAATGCGGCCTCGTGAAACTGACCTGGGGAAATGTCAGTGCTGTTGATCGTCAGCGTGGGCTGGTGGTGATCAAGCCAAGCGGCGTGCCCTATGGGGAGATGAAAGTCAGTGACATGGTTGTGGTCGATCTGCAAGGAAAGCAAGTCGAGGGAAGCCGTAACCCTTCTTCGGACACTGCCACCCATCTTGAGCTGTACGCGCGTTTTCCTGACGTCGGTGGTATCGTTCATACACATTCAACCTGGGCAACAAGTTGGGCACATGCCGGGGCACCGATTCCTGCATCGGGTACCACCCACGCAGACTATTTTGCGGGCGAGATTCCCTGCACACGCCCCTTAAGTCGCGAGGAAGTCAACGGGGATTATGAACTGGAAACAGGCAGGGTAATTGCCGCAACTATTGGTACCACGGACCCCCTGCATATGCCGGGCATTCTGGTATCACAGCATGGTCCTTTCTGCTGGGGGAAAACGCCTGAAATTGCTGTACAAAATGCGGTGGTTCTGGAAGAAGTTGCCAAAATGGCGTGGATAACCGGTACGCTTAATCGACAAACGCCGGTGATGGATTCTTACTTACTGAACAAGCACTTCACGCGTAAACACGGTCCTAATGCTTACTATGGACAGAAATAG
- the crcB gene encoding fluoride efflux transporter CrcB gives MIKSLIAVIIGGSAGCVIRWLLGIRLNALFPELPPGTLLVNLVGGFIIGAAMAWFMRNPQIDPSWKLLITTGLCGGMTTFSTFSLEIVTLLQAGKAMWAMVSVLVHVIGSLLMTVAGFWLMTLLLA, from the coding sequence ATGATCAAATCGTTAATCGCCGTCATTATTGGTGGATCGGCTGGCTGTGTGATCCGCTGGCTGTTGGGCATCCGTCTAAATGCGTTATTCCCTGAACTGCCGCCCGGTACGCTGCTGGTGAATCTTGTGGGCGGTTTTATTATTGGGGCGGCAATGGCCTGGTTCATGCGCAATCCGCAAATCGACCCGTCCTGGAAATTGTTGATCACCACCGGGTTATGTGGCGGTATGACCACGTTTTCGACCTTCTCACTGGAAATTGTCACCCTGCTTCAGGCTGGAAAAGCGATGTGGGCTATGGTTTCGGTGCTGGTTCACGTTATTGGTTCGTTGCTGATGACGGTTGCCGGCTTCTGGCTGATGACGCTGCTACTGGCATAA
- a CDS encoding MFS transporter: MTFVGIMLLSCFGRRPLLLTGQIGCTCKLLAIGLVTLLMPETVRSS; this comes from the coding sequence ATGACTTTCGTGGGCATTATGCTGTTAAGCTGTTTTGGCCGCCGACCGCTGTTGCTGACGGGGCAGATTGGCTGTACCTGTAAGCTGTTGGCAATTGGGCTGGTGACATTACTAATGCCCGAGACGGTAAGGTCATCCTGA
- a CDS encoding MFS transporter, which translates to MHGRDREARDILERTRHSRMVERKMAEIRQSMGQKSQKNARRQKTISMWMKRLVAPGIGIAMLQQLSGVNTIMFYAPTMLQATDSEPMPHCWQLLLTA; encoded by the coding sequence ATGCATGGACGTGATCGCGAAGCACGAGATATCCTTGAGCGCACGCGTCACTCGCGGATGGTTGAACGTAAGATGGCGGAAATCCGTCAGTCAATGGGCCAGAAAAGCCAGAAAAATGCCCGTCGGCAAAAAACCATTTCAATGTGGATGAAACGTCTGGTCGCACCGGGGATCGGCATTGCCATGCTCCAGCAACTGTCTGGCGTTAATACCATCATGTTTTATGCTCCAACCATGCTGCAGGCCACGGACTCGGAACCAATGCCTCACTGCTGGCAACTATTGCTAACGGCCTGA
- the tnpA gene encoding IS200/IS605 family transposase, with protein sequence MTKETDIRRGRHCVFLMHVHLVFVAKYRRKIFDQDAIEKLRSYFASVCADFDVELVEMDGECDHVHLLINYPPKLAVSNMVNSLKGVSSRLLRRDRPDIALRYYYKGVLWTPGYFASSCGGAPISIIRQYIEQQQTPG encoded by the coding sequence ATGACAAAAGAAACTGATATTCGCCGTGGAAGACACTGTGTTTTCCTAATGCACGTTCACCTGGTGTTTGTAGCCAAATATCGTCGAAAGATATTCGATCAGGATGCCATTGAAAAGCTACGCAGCTACTTTGCCAGCGTCTGCGCTGATTTTGATGTTGAACTGGTTGAGATGGACGGAGAATGCGATCATGTGCATTTGCTAATCAACTACCCGCCAAAGCTCGCAGTATCGAATATGGTCAACAGTCTTAAAGGCGTATCCAGCAGGCTGCTTCGCCGTGACCGGCCAGATATCGCCCTACGCTATTACTACAAAGGCGTTCTGTGGACACCGGGCTACTTTGCAAGTAGTTGCGGTGGTGCGCCGATTTCGATCATCCGGCAATACATCGAACAGCAGCAAACACCAGGTTAG